The following proteins are co-located in the Dromiciops gliroides isolate mDroGli1 chromosome 2, mDroGli1.pri, whole genome shotgun sequence genome:
- the AHCY gene encoding adenosylhomocysteinase: protein MSEKLPYKVADISLATWGRKALDIAENEMPGLMKLREMYSASKPLKGARIAGCLHMTVETAVLIETLVALGAEVQWSSCNIFSTQDHAAAAIAKTGVPVYAWKGETDEEYLWCIEQTLYFKDGQPLNMILDDGGDLTNLVHTKYPELLKGIRGISEETTTGVHNLYKMKLNGVLKVPAINVNDSVTKSKFDNLYGCRESLIDGIKRATDVMIAGKVAVVAGYGDVGKGCAQALRGFGARVIITEIDPINALQASMEGYEVTTMDEACKEGNIFVTTTGCVDIILGRHFEQMKDDAIVCNIGHFDVEIDVKWLNQNSVEKVNVKPQVDRYKLKNGRRIILLAEGRLVNLGCAMGHPSFVMSNSFSNQVLAQIELWTHPDKYPVGVHFLPKKLDEAVAEAHLGKLNVKLTKLTDKQSQYLGVPREGPFKPDHYRY, encoded by the exons CTGACATCAGCCTGGCCACATGGGGACGTAAAGCCCTGGACATAGCAGAGAATGAGATGCCCGGCTTGATGAAACTTCGAGAGATGTACTCAGCCTCCAAGCCACTGAAGGGTGCCCGGATTGCTGGCTGCCTGCACATGACTGTGGAGACAGCTGTCCTCATTGAGACACTGGTGGCTCTGGGAGCCGAG GTACAGTGGTCCAGttgcaacattttctccaccCAGGACCATGCAGCAGCTGCCATTGCCAAAACTGGTGTTCCTG TGTACGCTTGGAAGGGGGAGACTGACGAGGAATATCTCTGGTGCATTGAGCAGACCCTCTATTTCAaggatgggcagcccctcaacaTGATCCTGGATGATGGTGGGGACCTCACCAACCTCGTTCACACCAAGTACCCTGAGCTCCTGAAGG GCATTAGAGGCATCTCTGAAGAAACCACCACCGGCGTCCACAATCTCTACAAGATGAAGCTCAATGGAGTTCTGAAAGTGCCAGCCATCAATGTGAATGATTCTGTTACCAAG AGCAAGTTTGACAACCTGTATGGCTGCCGTGAGTCCCTCATCGATGGCATCAAACGAGCCACAGATGTGATGATTGCAGGCAAGGTGGCTGTGGTGGCAGGCTATGGTGATGTGGGGAAGGGCTGTGCCCAGGCCCTTCGAGGCTTTGGTGCCCGAGTCATCATCACAGAGATAGACCCCATCAATGCACTGCAGGCCTCTATGGAGG gTTATGAGGTGACCACCATGGATGAGGCCTGCAAAGAGGGAAACATCTTTGTCACCACCACAGGCTGTGTAGACATCATCTTGGGCAG GCACTTTGAACAGATGAAGGACGATGCCATAGTATGTAACATTGGCCACTTTGACGTGGAAATAGATGTAAAGTGGCTGAATCAAAATTCTGTGGAGAAGGTGAACGTGAAACCTCAG GTGGACCGCTATAAGCTGAAGAATGGGCGGCGGATCATCCTGCTGGCAGAGGGCCGTCTAGTCAACCTGGGCTGTGCTATGGGCCATCCCAGCTTTGTCATGAGCAATTCCTTCAGCAACCAGGTGCTAGCCCAGATTGAGCTGTGGACACACCCGGACAAGTACCCTGTGGGAGTGCACTTCCTCCCCAAGAAG CTGGATGAAGCTGTGGCCGAGGCCCACCTTGGCAAACTGAATGTGAAGCTGACAAAGCTGACAGACAAACAGTCCCAGTACCTCGGCGTCCCCAGAGAGGGCCCCTTCAAACCAGACCACTACCGGTACTGA
- the LOC122739930 gene encoding agouti-signaling protein translates to MIAKHVFLLFLLACLWFLAVYCHLAEEEKWSKDRSLGRNSTMNLPDFPSVSIVALNKKSKKIIRKETETKKSPEKKALVKNNPRPPPPANCVATWANCQPLASPCCNPCAICHCRFFRSVCSCRLFRPSC, encoded by the exons ATGATAGCTAAGCATgtgttccttctcttcctcctggccTGCCTGTGGTTCCTGGCTGTCTACTGCCACCTGGCTGAGGAAGAGAAATGGAGTAAGGACAGGAGCTTGGGAAGAAACTCTACCATGAACCTGCCTGACTTTCCTTCTGTCTCCATTGTGG CACTGAACAAAAAATCCAAGAAGATCAtcaggaaagagacagaaaccaAGAAATCCCCTGAG AAAAAGGCTCTTGTGAAGAACAATCCTCGGCCCCCACCTCCAGCCAACTGTGTGGCCACCTGGGCCAACTGCCAGCCCCTGGCATCACCCTGCTGCAACCCGTGTGCTATATGCCACTGCCGCTTCTTCCGCAGTGTCTGCTCCTGCCGCCTCTTCCGGCCCAGCTGctga